The genomic DNA GCCGACGCGTTCGAATTCGCGCTCCTGCAGGACGCGCAACAGCTTGACTTGCAGTTCGAGCGTCGTGCTGTTGATCTCGTCCAAAAAGATCGTGCCGCTATGAGCCGCTTCGAAACGTCCGGTCCGATTGTTAACCGCACCGGTAAACGATCCGCGAACGTGCCCGAACAGCTCGCTCTCCAGCAGACTTTCGCTAAGCGCGCCGCAGTTGACGCGGACAAACGGGCCGTTGGCTCGGCGACTTAAACGGTGGATCGCCGTCGCGATCAACTCCTTCCCCGTTCCAGTCTCGCCCAGCAGCAAGACCGACGCCTTGCTTTGGGCGACGCGGCGTGTGATTCGATACACTTCCTGCATCGCAGGCGATGTACCGATCAGCTCGGGTAGCGGCGATCCATCTTCCCCGCTGAGTGAGATTCCAAAGGATGACATGCTACGTGCCAACCCGTGCAGAGGTTAGCTTACAGTGAAAATCGGTCAACAGCGCAGCTCAGCGAGAAGTTGCATTGGCTCGCTGTTCCATCGCATCCAAAATGACACCTATTGCAGCCCGATGCGAATCGTCGGCCGCTGCATTGTAACGTTCGTACTGGCGGGCAACCGAATCGCGATCGATGCGAGTTCCGAACCGCAGCACCGACGACTTAAACGCTTCGGCAGCGGCTTGTCGGATGCTTAACGGCAGGACCATCGAATCGACCAAGTTCGCAAGCGTTAGCTGCGAGTTCGGCGTTCCTAACGTTGACAATAACGTCAATCCCGCAGTACTGAAGCCCCCTGCCTGGATCGCGCTGGTAAGTTCTTGCTCATGAGACCTGATGTCGTAGGGGTTGTTGGGCTCGTCGGGATTGGCCACACGCTCCAATGCGACCAGCGCCGCGTCGCGATATCGGTTGCGTTCGTCGGTCGTCAGCTCAGGCATCGGCAAACTTTGCTTCAGATCGCCGATCATTTGAGCCAATCCCTGTGGTGAGATAATTTCGTCCACTACAGCTAGCGGAGCGGGCCAGCGAGAGCCCAGATTTTGAGCGATCCGATTGCGTTCTTCCTGTACCGCGTACAACGCTCGCAGATCCTTGAAGCGTTGCCCAAGCGAATTGTCTGCCTCGATCTCGGTTCTACGAGGCTTTGGCCGCCCGTTTTCGCTTGGCTCTTCCGCAGTCGCGATCGCGCTTTCAGAGCCTGCAACGTCGACAATAATTTTTCCAGAACGATCCAAAATAGGTTCGCGGAGGTCTTCGTCCCAGAGCGTTTTCCCAGGTTGGCAGTAGATCAAAATCGGAAACTCGCCACCCAAGGGCCGCCGCCGAACGAGGTCGACCGTCTCGATAATCGAACGATCGTACGGTTGGCTGGTCGCCACCAGCAGTTGAATATCGCCGCCCATCTCGATCCGCCGCAGCAGATCGGCAACCGAGCCGACGACCTCGACGTCGTAGCCGAGCGATTCGAGCCAGCTGAGTTTATCGCGAGTCAAATGCCGTCGCGCTTCGAGAATCAAAGCGGTCGGGCGACGCTGTAGCGCCGACATCTCCAACCAGCGATGCAGCAGGTCGCTGCTGCCGGAGTAGCCGCTGCGATAATCGATTTCCGCCGCCGCAAGCGCCGCTTCGTAACGGACTCGTGGCGAGGGATGCAGCGCCATCTCGACAAGCAGCGTTGGCGTCGCGCCATTGGACAACACCAACCGCTGGGTGGCAGCCTGTTTCAGCAACCGAATCGCTGCGATCGCAGCATATTCGTTGCGTCGCTGGTTCGCCGCCGCAAGCGTCTTTTGCAGCTGTTCGATCTGTTCATCGGTCGCTTCGGCCGCGCCAAACCTCGCTTTAAAATCAGCGGCCGAACCGTAATTCGAATCGACCATCATGCGGTAGCTGAGGTCAGCCAATTCCGCGGTGATCGCCGTTTCTGGCGACGAAGCCTGCAAGCGCCGGTAACGGATCGCCGCGTCGGCAGCATCGCGGGCAAGTGCAACCCGCCGAGGAACTTCTTGCCACTGCAAAGTCTTTTGGTCGTCGTCCAACCGCCAAACGCGTTGCATCAAGCCGTCGCTGGTGGCTCGGCTGGAAAAATCCGCAGTCCTTTCGACACGACCACTCAGGTAGATCTCCGCTTCGCGAGCGCTCGGCACGCCACGGAGCCCAGCGGCGGCGAAGCCTTTGGTCGCGGCAGCGCGCTCGTCATCGCTGGCGTCGGCGGAATGATAAGCTGAAACAAAATCGGGCATCGAACCAGCAAGGTCGATCGCAACCAACGCCTGCAACGCGCGACCACGAGCTGTTGGAGCGCCGTACAACGCATACTGACGCAGCGCGATCGGCGCTTCCTCTTCGAACCGGCTGAGCACGTCGATCACTGTCGCCCGCGGAGCTACCGGTTTGTCGGCGACGTATGCCGCGGCGAGTTCGGCGACGGCGGCGAGCCCACCGCGGCGGAGGTTGCTGAGCGCATCCAACCGCTCCCCTTCGCTGTTGCTGCCCAGGCGAGCGATCTGTTGCCGGATTCGATCGCGGTCTTCGGCGAACTTCTTCGCCCCTTGGATCAATTTGCCAACGGCTTCGCGCTGCGCATCGCTGAGTTCGGGATGCTGTTGAATCCGCAGCAGATAATTGGGACGGATCGTGCTGGCGATCGCAGCAGACTGCGCATCGGAGAGTGTTTTCGCGGCCAGAATGTCGAGAAACGCAGCCGCCTGTTTCCAGTCGGAGATCTGCACGGCGCTACGAATCGCCAACGCCAGCTTCTCATCGTTCCCCTGAGAATACCGCTGCAGTTCGACCACCAAGGGATCCGGCAGCGGCTCGATCTCCACGCCGCCCGAGCCATCCGAAGCGGCGGTGGGTTGGCCAAATGGAGCGTCGCCCGCCGGCATCGGTGCCTCGCCAAACGCTCCTGCACCGCCAAAGGGATCGCCCGCACCGGCTGGCGTGGCAAACGGATCTTGCGCGTAGATAAGTGGCGGGGCTACAGAAATCCCGACCAACGCGAGGATCAAAAAATGACGCTTCATGACAAGGCAGACCTTTGGTAGAAAGATTTGCTTGTATTCTAGTCCCTTTTCCAGCAGATTCCCTAACCGTTTTTTGGCCCTCGCCGGCATCGCGAAATAATCGGCGTTTCCGGCGCGACCCTATCGATCGCGGCCCACAAAAGACCACGTTTGGACAAGCACGCCCCGCCAGTTTAGTGGCCGATAAAAAATCAGCCGGCTGCCGCTAGTGGTTTGTCAAAATTGGAAATCTGGACTGATGGTAGTGGACGAGCTCACGAGTCCCCATGATCTCTGGCGCGAAAGGACTTGTAACCTCTCCCACTACCCAAAACTTAAGTATCGACGCAGAACTACGAGAGCAATGTCTTCCAGTACTGCATCTGTTGGCGGACCTGTTCGGGAGCCGAAGAGCCAAAGCTGACGTAGGCGCGGACGGCGTTGGCGGTCCCCAAGACGTCGAAGATCGAATTGTCGACCGACACGCCAGCTTCGATCATCGCGTCCAAAGGCATCTCCGACAGCGGGATCTTGCGCTTCATCGCCTCGCCTACCAACGAACCGACCAGATGATGAGCGGTCCGCTGTGGCAGGCCCTTCTTCATCAGGTATTCCATCAGCGTCGTGGCGTCCAAATACCCGTGCTCCAGTCGCGATGCGATCCGATCGCGCTGCAAGGTGCTGCCCGAGACGATCGGAATCGCCAACTGCAGACACGCGATCACGGTGTCGAACGAATCGAACAACGGCGGTTTGTCCTCTTGCAGATCGCGGTTGTACGCCAACGGCAGTCCCTTGATCAGAACCAGCAGCGTCTGCAGATTGCCGACCACGCGAGCCGTCTTGCCACGGGTCAGTTCGAGCACGTCGGGATTGACCTTTTGCGGCATGATGCTGCTGCCGGTGCAGAAGGCATGCGGAATCTTCAGGAACCCAAATTCCTCGGTGCTCCACAAGATCCACTCCTCGGACCAACCGCTCAAGTGCTGTGCGATCATCGTCAGCACAAACGCTGCTTCGACGACAAAGTCGCGGTCGCTGGAGGTGTCCAAGCTGTTGCGGGTAACATCGTCGAAGCCCAGCTTTTCGGCTGTCAACTTGCGATCGATATCCATCGACGTACCGGCAACCGCTGCGACACCCAAGCTGCAGATGTTCACACGGCTTCGGCAATCGGCGATCCGCTGGCGATCGCGAGCCAGTTTTTCGATGTACGCCAACCAATAATGGCTCGCCAAAACCGGTTGCGCTCGTTGCAGGTGAGTGTACGCCGGCAGGACCACATCGAAGTCGCCTTCGCAGCGGCCCAGGAACGCCCGTTGCAGGTCAGCCAACAGGCCGTCGACCAAATCCAATTGGCCGCGGATCCACAGACGGAAGTCGGTCGAGACCTGGTCGTTGCGGCTGCGCGCCGTGTGCAGCTTGCGACCAACATCGCCCAAGCGATCGATCAACGCTTGTTCGACGTGCATGTGAACGTCTTCCAATTCCGTCCGCATCGGCAGCGTGTCCTCATCCAATTCGACACGGATAGCCGCTAAGGCTTCGAGGATCTGATCGCATTCTTTGCCCGAGATCAAACCTTGCACGGCGAGCATTTCCGCATGCGCCGATGAACCTTCGATATCGACTTCGTACAACCGACGGTCGAAGCTGATACTTTCGCAAAACTGTTCCAAACGAGAGTCCGATGCTGCGTCGAAAACGCCGCTTCGTGAAGGGCTAGCCAAAATGAAATTCTCCTAAAACCTATTCATTGGGTGGGCAAGCAAGAACGCAAACATCCTCGTTTGCGTTGAGTGTTGCGAAGCCGCTGGTAACGTAGCCAACGGGATCGCAAACGATTCCGAACCAACCCGTCAAAGGCTGGTTCACTGTATTTGTGAGTGCCGGTGTACACCGAACTGGTTACAGCCGGCAATTGGTGATTTCGGTTTCCATGATCGCCGATGCGCCCACCGATTCGAGCTGTTCCATCGCGCTGATCACTTCGCTGCGTTTGACCATCACGCGGACGGCACACCATTCTTGATCCTCCAACGAATTGATCGTTGGAGACTTAAAACCGGGAGTGATCTTTTCAGCGGCCGCCAACGCCGACTTGGGAATATTGAATTCCAACAGCGAGAAGTCGCGTGCGATCACAACACCTTCCAAGCGGCGAACAATTCGTTCCGCCGTCACGGTATCGCGGCACTTGCCGTTTTGAATCAAGACCGTCTCGTAGGTGTCGATCTCTTCGAGAATCCGCAGTTTGTTAGCCGCCAGCGTGCTGCCGGTTTCCACGAGGTCGACGATCGCATCGGCGATTCCCAACGAGATCATCACTTCGACCGATCCCGACAGGTTCACCACATGAGGCGTGACGCCGTATTGAGCCAGGTGTTTCGCCGAGATGTTCGGGAAGCTGGTTGCGATCCGGGCGCCCGCAAGATCCTTGCCGCTCTGAGCGGGCGAGTCCTCGGGAGCGCAGATCGCCAACCGGCAGCGGCCAACGCCCAGAGGCATCCTGACCGACACATCGGCTCCCGCTTCGTCGACCAGATCGCTGCCGGTGATCCCCATGTCGATCGCCCCTTCGGCGCAAAGCGTGGGAATATCGTCGGTTCGCAGGAAGATCAGATCGACTGGCAGGTCGCTGACCCGCGCGAACAGGCTGCGATTCTGGCGGCGAAACCGCAGCCCCGCCTGTTTCAGCAGATCGCCCGCTAGGTCGCTTAATCGCCCTTTGCTGGGGAGCCCGATTCGTAGATTGTTGTTGGTGCCCATGGCTAGTTCTCGTCGCTAGTCGCTAAAAAAGTGGGGTAGGTTCGCCCGCCGCCGCCGCCCTGATTTGTGCGGCCCAGGAAGGATTCTATTTGGTGTCGTCGGTCGATTGAGAGCGTTGCGCCTTTTCGACAAGTCCGCCGATCCCTTCGCGGCGTCCCAATTCGGCAGCCACGTCGTCCAACGTGACCCCGCGCCATGCCATCATGACCATCACATGATAGAGCAAGTCGCCGACTTCGTAAGTGAAATGCTGCTTTCCCTCTTCGCCGCTTTCGGCCGCCGCTTCGACAACCTCGGCCGCTTCCTCGATCACCTTCTTGCCGATCCGCGGGGCTCCACCTTCGATCAACTTCGTCGTGTACGATCCCTCGGGCCGCTGGCTGGCGCGGTCTTGGATCGTTTCCATCAATCGGTTCAGGATCGTCAGTGCTTCGCTCATCTTTAAGTTTGCCAACGGGTATCGAGGGAGGCGATCGGGGAATGCCCACTATGATTGGCGAGCAATCGATACGAGGTGCCAATATCGACCATTCGGGCATTTTTTGGCAGGGGGCATTCCTAGGCCAAACACCGCTGGCGTCGCATTTCGGCGGCGGCCGGCGGCACAATCGCTCGACAAATTGCAGGCGATGCGTTCTGAACCGTCTGTTCGGTCGGGGCTGCAAGGTTTAGGATCATGGCCGAATTCGCTGCGGCGATCTTTCGTCACAATCATTTTGGAACCGAACTACCCCACCGATGGGCGACTCGACGACATTCCCCTCACTGACTCACCGCGCCTGGTTTCTGACCGGTCCTACCGCTTCTGGAAAATCTACAGTCGCGGACTCGCTGGCCGCGAAACTGGAGCTCGAGATCCTCTCGCTCGATTCGATGACGGTCTACCGCCGAATGGACT from Rosistilla oblonga includes the following:
- the hisG gene encoding ATP phosphoribosyltransferase; the encoded protein is MGTNNNLRIGLPSKGRLSDLAGDLLKQAGLRFRRQNRSLFARVSDLPVDLIFLRTDDIPTLCAEGAIDMGITGSDLVDEAGADVSVRMPLGVGRCRLAICAPEDSPAQSGKDLAGARIATSFPNISAKHLAQYGVTPHVVNLSGSVEVMISLGIADAIVDLVETGSTLAANKLRILEEIDTYETVLIQNGKCRDTVTAERIVRRLEGVVIARDFSLLEFNIPKSALAAAEKITPGFKSPTINSLEDQEWCAVRVMVKRSEVISAMEQLESVGASAIMETEITNCRL
- the argH gene encoding argininosuccinate lyase, with the translated sequence MASPSRSGVFDAASDSRLEQFCESISFDRRLYEVDIEGSSAHAEMLAVQGLISGKECDQILEALAAIRVELDEDTLPMRTELEDVHMHVEQALIDRLGDVGRKLHTARSRNDQVSTDFRLWIRGQLDLVDGLLADLQRAFLGRCEGDFDVVLPAYTHLQRAQPVLASHYWLAYIEKLARDRQRIADCRSRVNICSLGVAAVAGTSMDIDRKLTAEKLGFDDVTRNSLDTSSDRDFVVEAAFVLTMIAQHLSGWSEEWILWSTEEFGFLKIPHAFCTGSSIMPQKVNPDVLELTRGKTARVVGNLQTLLVLIKGLPLAYNRDLQEDKPPLFDSFDTVIACLQLAIPIVSGSTLQRDRIASRLEHGYLDATTLMEYLMKKGLPQRTAHHLVGSLVGEAMKRKIPLSEMPLDAMIEAGVSVDNSIFDVLGTANAVRAYVSFGSSAPEQVRQQMQYWKTLLS
- a CDS encoding phosphoribosyl-ATP diphosphatase: MSEALTILNRLMETIQDRASQRPEGSYTTKLIEGGAPRIGKKVIEEAAEVVEAAAESGEEGKQHFTYEVGDLLYHVMVMMAWRGVTLDDVAAELGRREGIGGLVEKAQRSQSTDDTK